The Cervus elaphus chromosome 20, mCerEla1.1, whole genome shotgun sequence genomic interval TTAAATTAGTTAAGTTAGTAGGtgacagagccagaatttgaactctGGCTCCAGAGGCTAGAATAAAGCAAAGTCTGCATGTACTGGGCAGGGGGTGTCAGGAGAGGAAGCTGCAGTGCCTGCAGGGAGACCCACCTTTGAGCTAGGACCTCAAATATTCTAAAACATTTGGATTATACACTGTAGGTAATTGGGAGCCCTTGCAGGGCTTGAGGAGGACAGAAACAGACTACCCAGACCAATATAGAGGGCAGACTGGAAGCAATAAAAGACCAGTGCTGTGAGTCTCCACAGGAAGAAGGATGAGGCTgaggggaggggacacatgtgaaTGATACTCTGAGGGTAAACTGATATATCTTGGTGAGTAGCTGAGGAAGATGAAAGAGTCTTGTTCAGATTTCTTACTATCCCTCTCAAATAGCAGAGGAGGAACACACATTTCAGGGAGGCAAGGGGAAGCGACAAGTTTAATTTGGGACATACTAGGGTGGTGCCACCTTACAGAATGTGGGGTTAGAGACAGGCTGGCTGTGGACTGTTGAAAATGTGTGTCTGGAATTGAAGGGTGACATCTGAGCTTGGCGATCATGCCAGTATTGCCTCGGTGAAGCCATTGGAGGGGAGGAGGTTGCCCAGGAAACTACACAGAATAAGAGCACGTCTAGGAGTGAGACTGGAATAAGGACTACCTGGGAATGGGCATCCACGGCACTCAGACAGGCCCCAGAGCAGACGTTCCAGATCCGAATGTGTCGATCACTCGTGCCCCCGCCAGTTGCCAGGAcgttggactgccagggacacCAAGCTACAGCCTAGATGGGACAAAGGTGAAGTCAGCAGGTGCTGGAGCAAGACAAGGAGTTACCGGGCACACAGATTAACTCGGTCCAATTCCATCATCCCACGTCCTCTTAATAGTCCCCAGGTTGTTCTAGGTGAGAGTCTGCagaggcccagcccagccccactcTCACCTTGACAGCGCCTTGATGCTGGGTGAAGGTCTGCAGAGGAACCCAGCCACCCTCTCCAGGAGCACTAGGCCACACGTTGACCAAGTTGTCGTTGCCGCCACTGGCTAAATGTCGTCCATCTGGGGCCCAGCGCAAGCCACACACTTCTTGGCTGTGGCCACTCAGTGTGGCCACATGGTGTTCTGCTACCCGAACATCATGGTGGTGGATGTGGCCAGAGCGTGAGCCACTgcaggaggggagaagggaagcaAGTCCTATAGCAGTGCCAAACAGGCGGCAGGCCAGAGCTGCTTCTGTTCAGAGGTGTACAGTCCAGGGAGAGGGGGGCCAAAATCTGATTTTGTAACAGATTAGTAAAGCCACTGACCTGGACAGGATATAGCTATTCCAACAGAGGGAGCCCACTCGGGCAGAATGACTGGTCATGTTTCGAAGCCGTTTCTGCTGTTGCACATCCCATAGCTACAGAGAGAGAAGACTGTGAGGATCAGGACTTGGCATCAGCATCGTCCTGCTGGGCAAGCCCCCTGGGTCTGGGGACAGTAGAGCTGCAGCACCAGGACAAGTCTCACCTGCACCTCGGCACTGCTGGTGCCCACAGCCAGGTAGTTGCCCTCTTTGATCCAGGCCACAGAAGATATATAGTCCCCAGGCTGCTCCATTTGCAGCAGCTGCAAAATGTCACCAGTGCTAGCACTCCACAAGTATACACTGTTGTCCAAAGCCACAGCCAGTACATTCCCAGAGCTCCAATCCACAAGGTTCAGGTCTGccagaggggaaagggaagagcATGAGCTGTCCTGTTTGCcttgtccctctctctccctctttctccatccgCTGGACAAGGAGAAGACTGCACTTACAGTAGTCATTCCGGATTTCAGGGGCATCCAGGATGCGGTCTGGCAGGGAAGGAATGTAGCGGCAAGTCTTCCTACTGGAGCCTGGCGTGGCCTTCTGGCTATAGAGTACTTTTAGCCTGTTCTGGTAACCTGTGGCAACAGAATGGATCTAGACTGGGAGGACTGACACTTCCACAAGCCTTTAGACAGGAAGGCCAGATAAGCACTTCCTTCCCCTCAGTCTTAGGTGGAAAAGGAagacagccatctcatccacccGGAGCCCTGGGGATAGACTGACATCTTACCCTCTGGGGCATTTTGTGGTTTTCCACTGAGCCGAAGGATCTTGGCTTCTTCCATGTCAAAACCGTTCAGATTCAAAGCCCATGCTTTCTGATGTTCCTGGCACATAAGGGTGGGGATGAGGTGGCGGTATTATCTAGATTTCACAGACCAGTTTCCTGCTAGAAGTCCCCTGGGATACATACCTTCTTGGTGGGCGTCTCACTGTTGTCGGGCTGGTTCTCCTTGCTCAGGAGGAAGCTAGCCACCTCCATCTGGGAAGCATTGCGATGGGGGATATAGCGGTCACCGCCAGGTTTGCTGGGAGTGGTCTGAAGCTTGGAGCTGGATTTGCCTGggacagggacagggaagccacaCTGTCAGACccggctcagggggaggaggtgTGAAGGCTGCTTCAAGCACTTGCCCTTTCCTCCCCGCGACCCGCCACACCCTACTGACCGGGAGTTCGGCCTGGGGTCCTGCCGGCGCTGTGGGATCGGTTGGCTGCCCGCATAGGCGAGGGGGCCGGCCCCGCGGCTTCCTTCGCTTTGCGCTGCCAGCGCGCAGGGGGTGCATTGGGGATGGGTGTATCTAGCTGCAGCAGCGAGTGCAAGTCACTCTCGAACACGAACTGGGCCATGGGAGCGTCTGGAGGGAGAGGGCTCCTTGCAGTGGCTGCCCGCTGAGCCCCAGAGTAAGAGAGGCGACCGTGCTCTGGGGCGGCCGGCCACAGTCAGGACCACCCTTGCCGCAGCCCTTCCCGGCCCAGCACCCTCGGCCGCGGTCCCAGACCGGTTCGCTCAGTCCAGCCGTCTCTCACCGTCAATTTAGAGCAGGTTCCGATCCTAGACCGGCTTTAGCAGTGAGGACTTGGACGACTTAAACTCTCCGCTCCAAGCACTCATTGGCTCCTTCAAAATCCAACCGTCGCAACGGTCGCCCTAGCCCATTGGCCTCCACGGCACAGGGGGCGGGTCTTCCGGGGGAAGCTCCCGATCTCACAGGAGTCCGGCAAGCGAGCGGGATTTGAAGGGTGGGAGAAAGGCAAAGGCAGCTTCTACGCCACCAGGTGTCGGGaaacggggcggggcggggcgcggcggggcgcgtctgggggcggggcctgcgctGGCTGCCTTCCCTTATTGGTTTCATTCATTCCTCAGGCTCCCCTGCACCCGTCCTTCATGCTTCATGCTTGAGGACCGTTTTTATGATACGAGGTGCAGAACAAGGTGGAATGACCTAAACACTTAAGCCTGTTTAGAGAAGGCAGTGTAAGGCAGTGGCCGACCAGCCGGACCGAAGGCAGGCAGGAAGGTTGGGAGTGGGGTGCTGCAGGAGGTGACTGAGAAActtagaagcagaagagagaagGCCGGAGCGTCCACTGTTAGCTTAGTGCTTGCGGGAACACTGCTAGGAAGGAAGAAGTGCCTGTGTTTGTTTTCAAAAACTGTTTTGTGTGTTGTTATTTTAGAAACAAGGAAAATGAAGCGGAAAGAGGGGTGAATTCCTTACGGTCAAGAAAAAAGATCAGGATTCAGACCTGCCTGTCTGGGAGATAAGATTGGATAGCCCTGTGAGGGAAACTGGGGCTGACCCCCATGGAGCTTAAGAGATGTCAGGATTTTTAGAGATCCATGAGTCTAATCTGCACGTG includes:
- the CDC20 gene encoding cell division cycle protein 20 homolog, whose translation is MAQFVFESDLHSLLQLDTPIPNAPPARWQRKAKEAAGPAPSPMRAANRSHSAGRTPGRTPGKSSSKLQTTPSKPGGDRYIPHRNASQMEVASFLLSKENQPDNSETPTKKEHQKAWALNLNGFDMEEAKILRLSGKPQNAPEGYQNRLKVLYSQKATPGSSRKTCRYIPSLPDRILDAPEIRNDYYLNLVDWSSGNVLAVALDNSVYLWSASTGDILQLLQMEQPGDYISSVAWIKEGNYLAVGTSSAEVQLWDVQQQKRLRNMTSHSARVGSLCWNSYILSSGSRSGHIHHHDVRVAEHHVATLSGHSQEVCGLRWAPDGRHLASGGNDNLVNVWPSAPGEGGWVPLQTFTQHQGAVKAVAWCPWQSNVLATGGGTSDRHIRIWNVCSGACLSAVDAHSQVCSILWSPHYKELISGHGFAQNQLVIWKYPTMAKVAELKGHTARVLSLTMSPDGATVASAAADETLRLWRCFELDPARRREREKASAAKSSLIHQGIR